The Alnus glutinosa chromosome 7, dhAlnGlut1.1, whole genome shotgun sequence genome includes a region encoding these proteins:
- the LOC133874216 gene encoding receptor-like protein kinase FERONIA, with protein MRNRDKLGSLSIPFSLYLALSLIHVILADNYVPAEKILLACGAPSDTADSDNQNWSTDVNSKYLMAGGKTTTSKAATQDPSVPQVPYMTARVFYTNFTYSVPVVIGRKFVRLYFYPASYAGLNASDGLFSVTAGSYTLLNNFSAAQTTQALNFAFIVKEYVINVDGNKLDISFTPSAKAPKAYAFVNGIEIVSMPDLYSSPITGFMVVGQPNNYNIDNSTALENVYRLNVGGNDIPPSQDTGLYRSWYDDTPYLYGAAIGVAIAADPKATIKYPTGMPTYVAPKDVYSTARSMGPNNQINLNYNLTWIFSVDSGFSYLVRLHFCEVQANITKLNQRVFDIFLYNQTAFPGADVIAWASGQNYVPVYQDYVVFVPNGSPQQNLWVQLHPDRTEKPNYYDAILNGVEIFKISDANGNLAGPNPIPAPIQDVVDPSRARPSSGNGKTKNQIAIIIGGVSGGIVLAIVVGFLLIAAIRRRRHGKDSSSSEGPSGWLPLSLYGNSHSAGSAKTNTTGTGSYASSHPSNLCRHFSFAEIKAATKKFDEALLLGVGGFGKVYKGEIDGGATKVAIKRGNPLSEQGVHEFQTEIEMLSKLRHRHLVSLIGYCEENCEMILVYDYMAHGTLREHLYKTQKPPLPWKQRLEIGIGAARGLHYLHTGAKHTIIHRDVKTTNILLDEKWVAKVSDFGLSKTGPTLDNTHVSTVVKGSFGYLDPEYFRRQQLTDKSDVYSFGVVLFEILCARPALNPTLPKEQVSLAEWAAHCHKKGILDQIIDPYLKGKIAPECFKKVAETAMKCVADQGIERPSMGDVLWNLEFALQLQESAEESGNGMGGTDIEEEPFVPFKGKQDPDATPGYDGNVSDSRSTGMSMSIGGRSLASEDSDGLTPSAVFSQIMNPKGR; from the coding sequence CAGGACCCTTCGGTCCCTCAAGTCCCTTACATGACTGCTCGGGTTTTCTACACCAATTTCACATATAGCGTTCCCGTTGTAATTGGTCGTAAATTTGTGCGTCTTTACTTCTACCCTGCTTCCTATGCTGGCCTAAATGCCTCTGATGGCCTGTTCTCTGTCACGGCTGGGTCGTATACTCTTCTCAACAACTTCAGTGCTGCGCAAACAACACAAGCTTTGAACTTTGCTTTCATTGTTAAGGAGTATGTGATCAATGTTGATGGTAACAAATTGGATATAAGTTTCACCCCGTCGGCCAAAGCTCCAAAGGCATATGCTTTTGTGAATGGGATTGAGATTGTTTCAATGCCTGATCTTTATAGTAGTCCAATTACTGGTTTCATGGTTGTGGGTCAGcctaataattataatattgatAACAGCACTGCGCTTGAGAATGTGTATCGGTTGAATGTGGGTGGAAATGATATCCCGCCCTCCCAGGATACGGGTCTTTATAGGTCTTGGTATGATGACACGCCATACCTCTACGGGGCAGCGATTGGGGTTGCAATTGCTGCCGATCCCAAAGCGACGATCAAGTACCCGACAGGCATGCCTACTTATGTTGCACCAAAGGATGTCTATTCCACTGCTAGATCCATGGGGCCAAATAATCAGATCAATCTCAATTACAATTTGACTTGGATTTTCTCGGTCGATTCAGGGTTCTCTTACCTTGTTCGGCTTCATTTCTGTGAGGTTCAGGCAAATATAACCAAGTTGAATCAAAGAGTGTTTGACATCTTCCTTTATAATCAAACTGCTTTTCCTGGAGCGGATGTTATTGCTTGGGCATCAGGGCAAAATTATGTTCCAGTTTATCAGGATTATGTGGTTTTTGTTCCAAATGGAAGTCCACAGCAGAATTTGTGGGTTCAACTGCATCCAGACCGAACTGAGAAGCCCAATTATTACGATGCAATCTTGAATGGAGTGGAGATATTCAAAATTAGTGACGCAAATGGTAATCTGGCGGGGCCTAATCCCATTCCTGCTCCTATACAGGATGTAGTTGACCCATCAAGGGCTAGACCATCATCCGGTAATGGTAAAACAAAGAATCAGATAGCAATTATCATTGGGGGTGTTAGTGGTGGAATTGTCTTAGCCATTGTTGTTGGTTTCCTTCTTATTGCTGCTATCCGCCGCCGAAGGCATGGGAAAGACTCAAGTTCGAGTGAAGGTCCTTCAGGGTGGCTTCCGCTTTCTCTATATGGCAATTCTCATTCGGCAGGTTCTGCCAAGACAAACACTACAGGTACTGGAAGTTATGCGTCTTCGCACCCTTCGAACCTTTGCCGCCACTTCTCATTTGCTGAGATCAAGGCTGCCACCAAGAAGTTTGACGAGGCTCTACTTCTTGGGGTTGGAGGTTTTGGTAAAGTTTACAAGGGAGAAATTGATGGTGGAGCAACCAAAGTAGCTATCAAGCGTGGGAACCCGCTCTCTGAACAAGGAGTACACGAGTTTCAAACTGAGATTGAAATGCTTTCGAAACTTCGTCATCGCCACCTTGTTTCATTGATTGGCTATTGCGAAGAAAACTGCGAAATGATTCTTGTTTATGACTACATGGCTCATGGAACGCTGCGTGAGCATCTTTACAAGACCCAAAAGCCTCCGCTGCCATGGAAGCAAAGGCTTGAGATAGGCATTGGAGCTGCTCGGGGTTTACACTATCTCCATACTGGTGCCAAGCACACCATCATCCACCGAGATGTTAAGACAACTAACATTCTCTTGGATGAGAAGTGGGTTGCCAAGGTTTCAGATTTTGGGTTATCAAAAACAGGTCCTACATTGGATAACACACATGTCAGCACTGTTGTTAAGGGAAGTTTTGGATATTTGGATCCAGAGTACTTCCGGCGACAGCAACTGACTGATAAATCTGATGTTTACTCATTTGGGGTTGTTCTTTTTGAGATCCTGTGTGCTCGCCCAGCACTGAACCCAACTCTTCCAAAGGAGCAAGTGAGCTTGGCAGAGTGGGCTGCGCATTGCCACAAGAAAGGCATTCTGGATCAGATCATCGATCCTTATCTGAAGGGGAAGATTGCACCTGAATGCTTCAAGAAGGTTGCCGAGACTGCAATGAAGTGTGTGGCTGATCAGGGCATTGAAAGGCCATCAATGGGTGATGTGCTGTGGAACCTTGAGTTTGCATTGCAGCTACAGGAGAGTGCAGAGGAGAGTGGCAATGGTATGGGCGGAACAGACATCGAGGAGGAGCCATTTGTGCCCTTTAAAGGGAAACAAGATCCCGACGCAACCCCAGGTTATGATGGTAATGTCTCAGACTCGAGGAGCACCGGAATGAGTATGAGCATTGGTGGTCGGAGTCTAGCCAGTGAAGACTCCGATGGGTTGACACCAAGTGCTGTGTTCTCACAGATCATGAACCCGAAAGGACGTTGA
- the LOC133874209 gene encoding thioredoxin H-type, producing the protein MGVCLGRPQTDDDDSEKNVEFAGGNVHLIATKESWDQKMAEASRDGKIVIANFSATWCGPCKMVAPFYCELSEKYPSLMFLVVDVEELTEFSASWDIKATPTFFFLKDGQQVDKLVGANKPELQKKITAIVDSTTECQK; encoded by the exons CCTCAaactgatgatgatgattctGAAAAGAATGTCGAGTTTGCTGGTGGGAATGTGCACCTCATCGCCACCAAGGAATCTTGGGATCAAAAGATGGCAGAAGCTAGTAGGGATGGCAAGATT GTAATTGCTAACTTCAGTGCAACATGGTGTGGTCCTTGTAAGATGGTTGCACCGTTTTATTGTGAATTATCTGAGAAATACCCATCTCTCATGTTCTTAGTGGTTGATGTCGAAGAACTAACT GAGTTCAGTGCTTCATGGGATATCAAAGCCACTCCAACTTTCTTCTTTCTTAAAGATGGACAGCAAGTTGACAAGCTTGTAGGAGCGAACAAGCCAGAGCTACAGAAGAAGATAACTGCAATTGTAGATTCAACTACCGAATGTCAGAAATAG